The following are encoded together in the Kribbella sp. CA-293567 genome:
- the nuoH gene encoding NADH-quinone oxidoreductase subunit NuoH, translating into MIPIALPLAAPPDAGVGNDPWWVIGLKVLLVFVFLVVLTLFNIWWERRVVARMQHRIGPNVHGPFGLLQSLADGMKLMFKEDLIPKGVDRFVYVAAPVIVCIPAFLTFAVIPFGPTVKIPFTDTYTRLQLTDLPVSVLYVMAIASIGIYGIVLGGWSSNSTYSLLGGLRSSAQMISYEVAMGLALVTVFLFAGSMSTSEIVAAQSSQQSLNLFGAEIPIPGWYAVLLFPSFVIYVISMVGETNRAPFDLPEAEGELVAGFLTEYSSMKYAMFFLAEYINMATVSALATTLFLGGWRAPWPISIWDGANTGYWPVLWFVGKMMCFIFFYIWLRGTLPRLRYDQFMKLGWKILIPVSLGWILLVATVRAVGREVEVQRNYLLIAAGVVALIAVISMFLPQKKTEEQEPVSEEEFDAFAGGFPVPPPLADSATRSETDIRSKEGSRG; encoded by the coding sequence ATGATCCCCATCGCCCTGCCCCTGGCCGCCCCGCCGGACGCCGGTGTCGGCAACGACCCCTGGTGGGTCATCGGCCTCAAGGTGCTGCTGGTCTTCGTCTTCCTGGTCGTGCTGACCCTGTTCAACATCTGGTGGGAACGCCGGGTGGTGGCCCGGATGCAGCACCGGATCGGCCCGAACGTGCACGGCCCGTTCGGTCTGCTCCAGTCGCTGGCCGACGGTATGAAGCTGATGTTCAAAGAGGATCTGATCCCGAAGGGCGTGGACAGGTTCGTCTACGTCGCGGCGCCGGTGATCGTCTGCATCCCCGCCTTCCTGACCTTCGCGGTGATCCCGTTCGGGCCGACGGTGAAGATCCCGTTCACCGACACCTACACCCGGCTGCAGCTCACCGACCTGCCGGTCTCGGTGCTCTACGTGATGGCGATCGCCTCGATCGGCATCTACGGCATCGTGCTCGGCGGCTGGTCGTCCAACTCGACCTACTCGCTGCTCGGCGGTCTGCGCTCCAGCGCCCAGATGATCTCCTACGAGGTCGCGATGGGTCTGGCGCTGGTGACGGTCTTCCTGTTCGCCGGCTCGATGTCCACCTCGGAGATCGTCGCCGCGCAGAGCTCGCAGCAGTCGCTGAACCTGTTCGGCGCCGAGATCCCGATCCCCGGCTGGTACGCCGTCCTGCTCTTCCCGTCCTTCGTGATCTACGTGATCTCGATGGTCGGCGAGACCAACCGGGCGCCGTTCGACCTGCCGGAGGCCGAGGGCGAGCTGGTGGCCGGCTTCCTGACCGAGTACTCGTCGATGAAGTACGCGATGTTCTTCCTGGCCGAGTACATCAACATGGCGACCGTGTCCGCGCTGGCCACCACCCTGTTCCTGGGCGGCTGGCGGGCCCCGTGGCCGATCTCGATCTGGGACGGCGCCAACACCGGCTACTGGCCGGTGCTGTGGTTCGTCGGCAAGATGATGTGCTTCATCTTCTTCTACATCTGGCTGCGCGGAACCCTGCCGCGACTGCGCTACGACCAGTTCATGAAGCTGGGCTGGAAGATCCTGATCCCGGTCTCGCTGGGCTGGATCCTGCTGGTCGCCACCGTCCGCGCGGTCGGCCGCGAGGTCGAGGTGCAGCGCAACTACCTGCTGATCGCCGCAGGCGTCGTCGCGTTGATCGCGGTGATCTCGATGTTCCTGCCGCAGAAGAAGACCGAGGAGCAGGAGCCGGTGAGCGAGGAAGAGTTCGACGCCTTCGCCGGCGGCTTCCCGGTACCCCCACCACTCGCCGACTCCGCGACCCGGAGCGAGACGGACATTCGTAGCAAGGAAGGCAGTCGTGGCTAG
- a CDS encoding NADH-quinone oxidoreductase subunit D, with translation MTATDPYATTRDTTEGKVFTVTGQDWDSVVAGLGEEPEERIVVNMGPQHPSTHGVLRLILELEGETVTEARCGIGYLHTGIEKNMEFRSWTQGVTFCTRMDYLSPFYNETAYCLAVERLLGIEDQVPEKANVMRVLLMELNRISSHLVCIATGGMEIGALTVMTIGFREREMTLDLFELITGLRMNHAFIRPGGVAQDLPAGALDKIREYITWMNKHLPEYAELCNANPIFKARLQGNGYLDLTGCMALGISGPPLRATGYGLDLRKTQPYCGYETYDFDVPTWDTADSYGRFRIRLQEMWESLKIVEQCTDRLAKMEGEPVMVADKKVGWPSQLAVGSDGMGNSLDHIKHIMGESMEALIHHFKLVTEGFRVPAGQAYVAIESPRGELGCHLVSDGGTKPYRAHFRDPSFANLQAMPILCEGSQVADVIVAVASLDPVMGGVDR, from the coding sequence ATGACCGCAACAGATCCCTACGCAACCACCCGGGACACCACCGAGGGCAAGGTCTTCACCGTCACCGGTCAGGACTGGGACTCGGTCGTGGCCGGCCTGGGCGAAGAGCCCGAAGAGCGCATCGTCGTCAACATGGGCCCGCAGCACCCGTCCACCCACGGCGTGCTCCGGCTCATCCTCGAGCTCGAGGGCGAGACGGTGACCGAGGCCCGCTGCGGCATCGGCTACCTGCACACGGGTATCGAGAAGAACATGGAGTTCCGCTCCTGGACGCAGGGCGTCACGTTCTGCACCCGGATGGACTACCTGTCGCCGTTCTACAACGAGACGGCGTACTGCCTGGCGGTCGAGCGGCTGCTCGGTATCGAGGACCAGGTGCCGGAGAAGGCGAACGTGATGCGGGTGCTGCTGATGGAGCTGAACCGCATCAGCAGCCACCTGGTCTGCATCGCCACCGGCGGTATGGAGATCGGCGCCCTGACCGTGATGACGATCGGCTTCCGGGAGCGGGAGATGACGCTCGACCTGTTCGAGCTGATCACCGGCCTGCGGATGAACCACGCGTTCATCCGGCCCGGCGGCGTCGCCCAGGACCTGCCGGCCGGCGCGCTGGACAAGATCCGGGAGTACATCACCTGGATGAACAAGCACCTCCCCGAGTACGCCGAACTCTGCAACGCGAACCCGATCTTCAAGGCGCGCCTGCAGGGCAACGGCTACCTGGACCTGACCGGCTGCATGGCGCTCGGGATCTCCGGTCCGCCGCTGCGCGCGACCGGCTACGGCCTGGACCTGCGCAAGACCCAGCCGTACTGCGGCTACGAGACCTACGACTTCGACGTACCGACCTGGGACACCGCCGACTCGTACGGCCGGTTCCGGATCCGGCTGCAGGAGATGTGGGAGTCGCTGAAGATCGTCGAGCAGTGCACGGACCGCCTGGCCAAGATGGAGGGCGAGCCGGTGATGGTGGCCGACAAGAAGGTCGGCTGGCCGAGCCAGCTGGCCGTCGGCAGCGACGGGATGGGCAACTCCCTCGACCACATCAAGCACATCATGGGCGAGTCGATGGAAGCACTGATCCATCACTTCAAGCTGGTCACCGAGGGCTTCCGGGTACCGGCCGGCCAGGCGTACGTGGCGATCGAGTCGCCGCGCGGCGAGCTGGGCTGCCACCTGGTCTCCGACGGCGGCACCAAGCCGTACCGGGCGCACTTCCGCGACCCGTCGTTCGCAAACCTGCAGGCGATGCCGATCCTGTGCGAGGGCTCACAGGTCGCCGACGTGATCGTCGCCGTCGCCAGCCTTGACCCGGTGATGGGTGGAGTGGACCGATAG
- a CDS encoding NADH-quinone oxidoreductase subunit J gives MITLVTGGQVAFWMLAPIMVLAAIAMILVRKAVHSALLLATVMICLAIQYAAQDAPFLFAVQIIVYTGAILMLFLFVLMLVGVDASDSLVETIRGQRLWAGVAFLGIGVLLVFATGSAVYGDPVGLGAAQPDGNPKGIAQLLFGKYVFVFEVTSALLITAAMGAMMLAHRERLTKKLTQRDHAEERIRKYAEAGVHPGPLPTPGVLARHNAVDTPALLPDGSIAPTSVSRVLQARGTVFPEAEERADVDLVREINDGDPGDQVPPEPTGTDLTGFREGDEKK, from the coding sequence GTGATCACTCTCGTCACCGGCGGCCAGGTCGCGTTCTGGATGCTGGCCCCGATCATGGTGCTGGCCGCGATCGCGATGATCCTGGTCCGCAAGGCGGTGCACTCCGCGCTGTTGCTGGCCACCGTGATGATCTGCCTGGCGATCCAGTACGCCGCGCAGGACGCGCCGTTCCTGTTCGCCGTCCAGATCATCGTCTACACCGGTGCGATCCTGATGCTGTTCCTGTTCGTCCTGATGCTGGTCGGCGTCGACGCGTCCGACTCGCTGGTCGAGACGATCCGGGGTCAGCGCCTGTGGGCCGGGGTCGCCTTCCTCGGCATCGGCGTGCTGCTCGTCTTCGCCACCGGCAGCGCCGTGTACGGCGACCCGGTGGGTCTCGGCGCGGCGCAGCCCGACGGGAACCCGAAGGGCATCGCGCAGCTGCTGTTCGGCAAGTACGTGTTCGTCTTCGAGGTCACCTCGGCGCTGCTGATCACCGCGGCGATGGGCGCGATGATGCTGGCCCACCGCGAGCGGCTGACCAAGAAGCTGACCCAGCGCGACCACGCCGAGGAGCGGATCCGCAAGTACGCCGAGGCCGGCGTCCACCCTGGTCCGCTGCCGACGCCGGGTGTGCTGGCGCGGCACAACGCCGTCGACACCCCGGCGCTGCTGCCGGACGGGTCGATCGCACCGACCTCGGTTTCGCGGGTGCTGCAGGCACGTGGCACGGTGTTCCCCGAAGCCGAGGAGCGCGCGGACGTCGACCTGGTCCGTGAGATCAACGACGGCGATCCGGGCGACCAGGTCCCGCCGGAGCCCACCGGCACGGATCTGACCGGATTCCGCGAAGGAGACGAGAAGAAGTGA
- the nuoK gene encoding NADH-quinone oxidoreductase subunit NuoK, with amino-acid sequence MLFSIGALGVLVRRNAIVVFMCVELMLNATNLAFVSFARQHGNLDGQIAAFFVMVVAAAEVVIGLAIIMAIFRTRRSASVDDANLLKY; translated from the coding sequence ATGCTGTTCAGCATCGGCGCGCTCGGCGTACTCGTCCGGCGGAACGCGATCGTCGTCTTCATGTGTGTGGAGCTGATGCTGAACGCGACCAACCTCGCGTTCGTCAGCTTCGCCCGCCAGCACGGCAACCTCGACGGCCAGATCGCCGCCTTCTTCGTGATGGTGGTGGCCGCGGCCGAGGTCGTGATCGGCCTGGCGATCATCATGGCCATCTTCCGCACCCGTCGCTCGGCCTCGGTCGACGACGCCAACCTGCTCAAGTACTGA
- the nuoF gene encoding NADH-quinone oxidoreductase subunit NuoF, with amino-acid sequence MLTPVLSDNWDQIRSWQLASYQRSGGYDALRTALRMLPADVVTAVKDSGLRGRGGAGFPTGMKWSFIPQDNPKPKYLVVNADESEPGTCKDIPLMLASPHTLVEGVIIAAYAINANTAFIYVRGEVLHVVRRLQQAVAEAKEAGLIGTDILGSGYDIDVIVHAGAGAYICGEETALLDSLEGRRGQPRLRPPFPAVAGLYGCPTVINNVESIASVPSIIANGADWFGSMGTEKSKGPTIYSLSGHVTRPGQYEAPMGITLRQLLELAGGIREGHELKFWTPGGSSTPLLTAEHLDVPLDYEGVSGAGSLLGTKALQIFDETVCPVRATLRWTEFYKHESCGKCTPCREGTWWLVQILERLEAGQGDEADLEKLLDLSENITGRSFCALADGATAPITSSIQHFKDDYLAHFSHGGCPFDPMASTVFATAGASA; translated from the coding sequence GTGCTCACTCCCGTGCTGTCCGACAACTGGGACCAGATCCGCTCCTGGCAGCTGGCCTCGTACCAGCGCTCCGGCGGGTACGACGCACTGCGCACCGCGCTGCGGATGCTCCCGGCCGACGTGGTCACCGCCGTCAAGGACTCCGGTCTGCGCGGCCGGGGTGGCGCGGGCTTCCCGACCGGGATGAAGTGGTCCTTCATCCCGCAGGACAACCCGAAGCCGAAGTACCTGGTGGTGAACGCCGACGAGTCCGAGCCGGGCACCTGCAAGGACATCCCGCTGATGCTCGCCTCGCCGCACACGCTGGTCGAGGGCGTCATCATCGCCGCGTACGCGATCAACGCGAACACCGCGTTCATCTACGTGCGCGGTGAGGTCCTGCACGTGGTCCGCCGGCTGCAGCAGGCCGTCGCCGAGGCGAAGGAAGCCGGCCTGATCGGCACCGACATCCTCGGTTCCGGCTACGACATCGACGTCATCGTGCACGCCGGCGCCGGTGCCTACATCTGTGGTGAGGAGACCGCGCTGCTCGACTCGCTGGAAGGCCGTCGTGGGCAGCCCCGGCTGCGTCCTCCGTTCCCCGCGGTGGCCGGCCTGTACGGCTGCCCGACCGTGATCAACAACGTCGAGTCGATCGCGTCTGTTCCCTCGATCATCGCCAACGGCGCCGACTGGTTCGGCTCGATGGGCACCGAGAAGTCCAAGGGCCCGACGATCTACTCGCTGTCCGGCCACGTCACCCGGCCGGGGCAGTACGAGGCGCCGATGGGGATCACGCTGCGGCAGCTGCTCGAGCTGGCCGGCGGGATCCGGGAGGGCCACGAGCTGAAGTTCTGGACCCCGGGTGGGTCCTCGACGCCGCTGCTGACCGCCGAGCACCTCGACGTACCGCTGGACTACGAGGGTGTCTCCGGGGCCGGCTCGCTGCTCGGTACCAAGGCACTGCAGATCTTCGACGAGACGGTCTGCCCGGTCCGCGCGACGCTGCGCTGGACCGAGTTCTACAAGCACGAGTCGTGCGGCAAGTGCACCCCGTGCCGGGAGGGCACCTGGTGGCTGGTCCAGATCCTCGAGCGGCTGGAGGCCGGTCAGGGTGACGAGGCCGACCTCGAGAAGCTGCTGGACCTGAGCGAGAACATCACCGGCCGGTCGTTCTGCGCGCTGGCCGACGGCGCCACGGCGCCGATCACCAGCTCGATCCAGCACTTCAAGGACGACTACCTGGCGCACTTCTCGCACGGTGGCTGCCCGTTCGACCCGATGGCGTCCACCGTCTTCGCGACCGCTGGAGCAAGCGCATGA
- the nuoI gene encoding NADH-quinone oxidoreductase subunit NuoI has translation MFRKVFTEQYPFDKKPTAPRFHGRHQLNRWPDGLEKCIGCELCAWACPADAIYVEGADNTDDSADGSARFSPGERYGRVYQINYLRCILCGLCIEACPTRALTMTNEYELADRSRESLIYEKKDLLAPLLPGMEEPPHEMQLGKSQTDYYLGLTGAAVVPESASIHPESSLKGGADQ, from the coding sequence ATGTTCCGCAAGGTGTTCACCGAGCAGTACCCGTTCGACAAGAAGCCGACCGCGCCGCGGTTCCACGGCAGGCACCAGCTGAACCGCTGGCCCGACGGCCTGGAGAAGTGCATCGGCTGTGAGCTGTGCGCCTGGGCCTGCCCGGCGGACGCGATCTACGTCGAAGGTGCCGACAACACCGACGACTCGGCCGACGGCTCCGCCCGGTTCTCGCCCGGTGAGCGCTACGGCCGCGTCTACCAGATCAACTACCTGCGCTGCATCCTCTGCGGACTCTGCATCGAGGCGTGCCCGACCCGGGCGCTGACGATGACCAACGAGTACGAGCTGGCCGACCGCAGCCGCGAGTCCCTCATCTACGAGAAGAAGGACCTGCTCGCACCGTTGCTGCCGGGGATGGAGGAGCCGCCGCACGAGATGCAGCTCGGCAAGTCCCAGACCGACTACTACCTGGGCCTGACCGGAGCCGCCGTCGTACCGGAGAGCGCCTCGATCCACCCGGAGAGCTCGCTCAAGGGCGGTGCCGACCAGTGA
- a CDS encoding NADH-quinone oxidoreductase subunit G, with product MTVQANPPAGQVEKVDLVTVTIDDVEVKVPKNTLAIRAAEQIGVQIPRFCDHPLLDPVAACRQCLVEVVDAGNGRGMPKPQTSCSLTVADGMVIRTQLSSPVADKAQQGQMEFLLINHPLDCPVCDKGGECPLQNQAMTNGRGESRFDGVKRTYPKPINISAQVLLDRERCVLCARCTRFSQQIAGDPFIELLERGALQQVGIYEKEPYESYFSGNAIQICPVGALTSAAYRFRSRPFDLVSVPSVAEHDASGSAIRVDYRRGKVMRRLAGDDAEVNEEWISDRDRFAFNYANTGDRLTHPLIREDGELRGASWPEALDFAAKKLAAARGNAAVLTGGRLTLEDAYAYSKFARVALGTNDIDFRARPHSPEEADFLAAAVAGTGLGTTFADLENAASVLLVGFEPEEESPAVFLRLRKGVRKIGTKVFTVAPFGSRGVEKLSGVVVHSSPGTEAAVLGDLRGTGEAGAAALDALGANSIIIVGERLATVQGAYSAALRLALDTGAQLVWIPRRAGDRGALEAGCLPGLLPGGRLVSDAAARVDLQAAWGVDNLPGTTGKDASEILAAAGSLQALVVAGVEIDDLPDPAAALAALAAAPFVVSFEVRNSQVTEHADVVFPVVPPAEKDGTFVNWEGRERPFPVVLKVPAAMPDVRALAALAQQMDTPLGFATPAGAKREFDELGRWDGDRAAEPTYQPGPALGAFDSTRLATWRMLIDDSRGNDGEPHLVATARRPVARVSQTTAHRAGVSDGDELVVSTDAGSIRLPVVVTAMIDNVVWLPTNSADSHVRRSLHADHGSIVTIAGGNA from the coding sequence ATGACAGTCCAAGCCAACCCGCCGGCCGGCCAGGTCGAGAAGGTCGACCTGGTCACGGTCACCATCGACGACGTCGAGGTGAAGGTTCCCAAGAACACCCTGGCGATCCGGGCCGCCGAGCAGATCGGCGTCCAGATCCCGCGGTTCTGCGACCACCCGCTGCTCGACCCCGTCGCCGCCTGCCGTCAGTGCCTCGTCGAGGTCGTTGACGCAGGCAACGGCCGGGGAATGCCGAAGCCGCAGACCTCCTGCTCGCTGACCGTTGCCGACGGCATGGTGATCCGGACCCAGCTCTCCTCGCCGGTGGCCGACAAGGCCCAGCAGGGACAGATGGAGTTCCTGCTGATCAACCACCCGCTGGACTGCCCGGTCTGCGACAAGGGTGGCGAGTGCCCGCTGCAGAACCAGGCGATGACGAACGGCCGGGGCGAGAGCCGCTTCGACGGTGTGAAGCGCACCTACCCCAAGCCGATCAACATCTCCGCCCAGGTGCTGCTGGACCGCGAGCGCTGCGTGCTCTGCGCCCGCTGCACCCGGTTCTCCCAGCAGATCGCCGGTGACCCGTTCATCGAGCTGCTCGAGCGGGGCGCGCTGCAGCAGGTCGGCATCTACGAGAAGGAGCCGTACGAGAGCTACTTCTCCGGCAACGCGATCCAGATCTGCCCGGTCGGCGCGCTGACCAGCGCGGCGTACCGGTTCCGGTCCCGGCCGTTCGACCTCGTCTCGGTGCCCTCGGTGGCCGAGCACGACGCGTCCGGCTCGGCGATCCGGGTCGACTACCGGCGCGGCAAGGTGATGCGCCGGCTGGCCGGCGACGACGCCGAGGTGAACGAGGAGTGGATCTCCGACCGGGACCGGTTCGCGTTCAACTACGCGAACACCGGTGACAGGCTGACCCACCCGCTGATCCGCGAGGACGGCGAGCTGCGGGGCGCGTCCTGGCCCGAGGCGCTGGACTTCGCGGCGAAGAAGCTCGCCGCCGCGCGCGGCAACGCCGCGGTACTGACCGGTGGCCGGCTGACGCTCGAGGACGCCTACGCGTACTCGAAGTTCGCCCGGGTCGCCCTCGGGACCAACGACATCGACTTCCGGGCCCGGCCGCACTCGCCGGAGGAGGCCGACTTCCTGGCCGCCGCCGTCGCCGGCACCGGACTCGGCACGACGTTCGCCGACCTGGAGAACGCCGCGTCGGTCCTGCTGGTCGGCTTCGAGCCCGAGGAGGAGTCGCCGGCGGTCTTCCTGCGGCTGCGCAAGGGCGTCCGCAAGATCGGTACCAAGGTGTTCACCGTCGCGCCGTTCGGGTCGCGCGGGGTGGAGAAGCTGTCGGGCGTCGTCGTCCACAGCAGCCCGGGCACCGAGGCCGCCGTACTGGGTGACCTGCGGGGCACCGGTGAGGCCGGCGCCGCGGCGCTCGACGCGCTGGGCGCCAACTCGATCATCATCGTGGGCGAGCGCCTCGCGACCGTGCAGGGCGCGTACTCCGCCGCTCTGCGGCTCGCGCTGGACACGGGCGCACAGCTGGTCTGGATCCCGCGTCGCGCGGGTGACCGCGGTGCGCTCGAGGCCGGTTGCCTGCCGGGTCTGCTGCCGGGCGGTCGCCTGGTCTCGGACGCGGCGGCGCGAGTCGACCTGCAGGCCGCCTGGGGTGTCGACAACCTGCCCGGCACGACCGGCAAGGACGCGAGCGAGATCCTCGCCGCGGCCGGTTCGCTGCAGGCACTGGTCGTCGCGGGCGTCGAGATCGACGACCTGCCGGATCCGGCGGCGGCCCTGGCCGCGCTGGCGGCCGCGCCGTTCGTGGTCAGCTTCGAGGTCCGCAACTCGCAGGTGACCGAGCACGCCGACGTCGTCTTCCCGGTGGTACCGCCGGCGGAGAAGGACGGCACCTTCGTGAACTGGGAGGGTCGCGAGCGGCCGTTCCCGGTCGTCCTCAAGGTGCCGGCCGCGATGCCGGACGTCCGGGCGCTGGCCGCACTGGCCCAGCAGATGGACACCCCGCTCGGTTTCGCCACTCCGGCCGGCGCCAAGCGTGAGTTCGACGAACTCGGCCGCTGGGACGGCGACCGGGCGGCCGAACCGACGTACCAGCCCGGTCCGGCGCTCGGTGCGTTCGACTCGACCCGGCTGGCCACCTGGCGGATGCTGATCGACGACAGCCGTGGCAACGACGGCGAGCCGCACCTGGTCGCGACCGCCCGCCGTCCGGTGGCGCGGGTCTCGCAGACCACGGCGCACCGGGCCGGTGTCAGCGACGGCGACGAACTGGTGGTCAGCACCGACGCCGGGTCGATCCGGCTGCCGGTCGTCGTCACCGCGATGATCGACAACGTCGTCTGGCTGCCGACCAACTCGGCCGACTCCCACGTCAGGCGCTCACTGCACGCAGACCACGGGTCGATCGTGACCATCGCCGGAGGGAACGCATGA
- the nuoL gene encoding NADH-quinone oxidoreductase subunit L → MSHELTWLLVAIPAVSAAILLLGGKATNKWGHLLGTAASLASFVCGVLLFFQMQGRHGEERSETVKLFEWFSVGSVRVDVTLLVDQLSILFVLLITGVGSLIHIYSISYMEHDPRRRRFFAYLNLFIASMLLLVLAADYLLVFVGWEGVGLASYLLIGFWQHKHSAATAAKKAFVVNRVGDIGLSLAVMTMWALFGSSAFTTVNAGVEGISHTWGTLLGLMLLLAACGKSAQVPLQSWLLDAMEGPTPVSALIHAATMVTAGVYLVVRSHAIYEITEFASTAVVIVGTVTLLVGAVIGCAKDDIKKALAGSTMSQIGYMMLAAGLGPAGYVFAIFHLITHGFFKANMFLGAGSVMHGMNDDVNMRHYGGLAKYMKVTFATFAFGYLAILGIPPFSGFFSKDKIIEAAFADNFVIGLCALIGAGVTAFYMTRLMLMTFFGQKRWEKDVHPHESPALMTGPLVVLAALSLGGGALYFAGHWIIEWLEPVVGHEEHHPPVSALVMTLITLAVVAVGIAVAVLRYRGEIPREAPVKVSPLTTFARRDVYGDALNEAVLMRPGQYLTRTLVWLDNRGVDGLVNGLAALFGGLSGRLRRFQTGFVRSYALSMVFGAAFVVVALLAVRLS, encoded by the coding sequence ATGAGTCATGAGCTGACGTGGCTGCTGGTCGCGATTCCGGCGGTGTCCGCGGCGATCCTGCTGCTGGGTGGCAAGGCCACCAACAAGTGGGGTCACCTGCTGGGCACCGCGGCGTCGCTGGCCTCGTTCGTCTGCGGGGTCCTGCTGTTCTTCCAGATGCAGGGCAGGCACGGCGAGGAACGGTCCGAGACGGTCAAGCTGTTCGAGTGGTTCTCGGTCGGCAGCGTGCGGGTGGATGTGACCCTGCTGGTCGACCAGCTGTCCATCCTGTTCGTGCTGCTGATCACCGGTGTGGGTTCGCTGATCCACATCTACTCGATCAGCTACATGGAGCACGACCCCCGGCGCCGCCGGTTCTTCGCGTACCTGAACCTGTTCATCGCCTCGATGCTGCTGCTGGTCCTGGCGGCCGACTACCTGCTGGTCTTCGTCGGCTGGGAAGGCGTCGGCCTGGCGTCGTACCTGCTGATCGGGTTCTGGCAGCACAAGCACTCGGCCGCGACCGCCGCGAAGAAGGCGTTCGTGGTGAACCGGGTCGGTGACATCGGCCTGTCGCTCGCGGTGATGACGATGTGGGCGCTGTTCGGCTCCTCGGCCTTCACCACGGTGAACGCCGGCGTCGAGGGCATCTCGCACACCTGGGGAACGCTGCTCGGCCTGATGCTGCTGCTGGCGGCCTGCGGCAAGTCCGCGCAGGTGCCGCTGCAGTCCTGGCTGCTGGACGCGATGGAGGGCCCGACCCCGGTCTCGGCCCTGATCCACGCGGCCACCATGGTCACCGCCGGCGTCTACCTGGTGGTCCGCTCGCACGCGATCTACGAGATCACCGAGTTCGCCTCCACCGCGGTGGTGATCGTCGGAACGGTGACCCTGCTGGTCGGTGCGGTGATCGGTTGCGCCAAGGACGACATCAAGAAGGCGCTGGCCGGTTCGACCATGAGCCAGATCGGCTACATGATGCTCGCGGCGGGTCTCGGCCCGGCCGGGTACGTGTTCGCGATCTTCCACCTGATCACCCACGGCTTCTTCAAGGCCAACATGTTCCTCGGCGCCGGTTCCGTCATGCACGGGATGAACGACGACGTGAACATGCGGCACTACGGCGGCCTGGCGAAGTACATGAAGGTCACCTTCGCGACCTTCGCCTTCGGCTACCTGGCGATCCTCGGCATCCCGCCGTTCTCCGGCTTCTTCAGCAAGGACAAGATCATCGAGGCCGCGTTCGCGGACAACTTCGTGATCGGTCTGTGCGCCCTGATCGGCGCCGGCGTCACCGCGTTCTACATGACCCGGTTGATGCTGATGACGTTCTTCGGCCAGAAGCGCTGGGAGAAGGACGTGCACCCGCACGAGTCGCCCGCGCTGATGACCGGTCCGCTGGTCGTGCTGGCGGCCCTCTCGCTCGGTGGCGGCGCGCTTTACTTCGCCGGCCACTGGATCATCGAGTGGCTGGAGCCGGTGGTCGGGCACGAGGAGCACCACCCGCCGGTCAGCGCGCTGGTGATGACGCTGATCACCCTCGCGGTGGTTGCCGTCGGCATCGCCGTCGCGGTACTGCGGTACCGCGGCGAGATCCCGCGCGAGGCGCCGGTCAAGGTCTCGCCGCTCACCACCTTCGCCCGCCGTGACGTCTACGGCGACGCACTGAACGAGGCGGTCCTGATGCGTCCGGGCCAGTACCTCACCCGGACCCTGGTCTGGCTGGACAACCGTGGGGTGGACGGCCTGGTCAACGGGCTGGCCGCGCTCTTCGGTGGTCTGTCCGGCCGGCTGCGCCGGTTCCAGACGGGCTTCGTCCGTTCCTACGCACTCAGCATGGTCTTCGGCGCCGCATTCGTGGTCGTCGCCCTCCTCGCGGTGAGGTTGTCGTGA
- the nuoE gene encoding NADH-quinone oxidoreductase subunit NuoE, with product MADTTVPYSTGDSLIGETTIAEMRELAARYPVGRSALLPMLHLVQSVEGRITPEGIEACAHVLGLTGAEVSAVATFYTMYKRRPVGEYHVGVCTNTLCAIMGGDLIFERLKGHLDVGNDETTEDGKITLEHLECNAACDYAPVMMVNWEFFDDMTPESATQLVDDLRDGTEVKSPRGATICSWREAERVLAGFPDGRADEGPTGGKATLAGLRLARERNWTAPAGSRSSSSNGAAAEQTVSAEAAAGPRPEDQPGKESQTVHTDDSRKED from the coding sequence ATGGCTGACACAACCGTTCCCTACAGCACAGGCGACTCGCTGATCGGTGAGACCACGATCGCCGAGATGCGCGAACTGGCCGCCCGCTACCCGGTCGGCCGTTCGGCCCTGCTGCCGATGCTGCACCTGGTGCAGTCGGTCGAGGGCCGGATCACCCCCGAGGGCATCGAGGCCTGCGCCCACGTGCTCGGGCTGACCGGCGCCGAGGTGTCGGCGGTGGCGACCTTCTACACGATGTACAAGCGCCGCCCGGTCGGTGAGTACCACGTCGGGGTCTGCACCAACACGCTCTGCGCGATCATGGGTGGCGACCTGATCTTCGAGCGGCTCAAGGGTCACCTCGACGTCGGGAACGACGAGACCACCGAGGACGGCAAGATCACCCTCGAGCACCTCGAGTGCAACGCCGCCTGCGACTACGCGCCGGTGATGATGGTGAACTGGGAGTTCTTCGACGACATGACGCCGGAGTCGGCCACCCAGCTGGTGGACGACCTGCGCGACGGGACCGAGGTCAAGTCCCCGCGCGGCGCCACGATCTGCAGCTGGCGGGAGGCCGAGCGCGTACTGGCCGGCTTCCCCGACGGCCGCGCGGACGAGGGCCCGACCGGTGGCAAGGCCACGCTGGCCGGTCTCCGGCTGGCACGCGAGCGCAACTGGACGGCGCCCGCGGGTTCGCGGTCCAGCAGCAGCAACGGTGCCGCCGCCGAGCAGACCGTCTCGGCCGAGGCCGCTGCCGGACCGCGTCCGGAGGACCAGCCCGGCAAGGAATCCCAGACGGTCCACACCGACGACAGCCGCAAGGAGGACTGA